The following proteins are encoded in a genomic region of Bacillus sp. FJAT-22090:
- a CDS encoding MFS transporter, with protein MNKQRWLSQNFFVFFITWGVFLPYWTGWLVEDKGLSVTNASLIMGFGLVARGVSTMFVFPIASKYMSSQAVVFMLTIISLIVTVLYIPVTSFGMLFVVTILFNAVYPTLLPAIESTASSLVQQSGVNYGKSRSYGSLGFIISVLIISMLTGYLGEGAILWSMMVGLCLLLLIRFLPSPPELLVKPTKTDRKENLSLRGLWKVKSFPVVLLIVILLQGAHASYYNYGYIYLQELGVNSFYIGMIINIAVIFEIIYFSKAELFKNWKPSSLLLLAAIGSTLRWVLVFLFPNVWVFIFSQSLHALSFGVAHFAFISYLTKNLPKQQLPNAQGVYSAFALSWGTAVLTLIGGYLYEISSGLAFLGMIICTIPAIAIIILTKKRYAY; from the coding sequence ATGAATAAACAACGATGGCTTTCACAGAACTTTTTTGTGTTTTTTATCACTTGGGGTGTGTTTCTACCATATTGGACAGGTTGGCTAGTTGAAGATAAAGGATTAAGTGTAACAAATGCGAGTTTAATTATGGGCTTTGGATTAGTTGCGCGTGGAGTTTCTACAATGTTTGTTTTTCCAATAGCTTCAAAATATATGAGCAGCCAAGCTGTTGTGTTTATGCTAACGATAATCTCATTAATAGTAACTGTACTTTATATTCCTGTTACCTCGTTTGGTATGCTTTTTGTGGTAACAATTTTATTTAATGCGGTTTACCCGACCTTACTTCCTGCTATTGAAAGCACCGCAAGCTCATTAGTCCAGCAAAGTGGAGTAAATTATGGCAAGAGTCGTTCCTATGGATCACTTGGCTTTATAATTTCAGTTCTTATCATTAGTATGCTCACAGGCTATTTAGGTGAGGGGGCTATTTTATGGAGCATGATGGTGGGGCTGTGTTTACTGCTATTGATACGTTTTCTCCCATCCCCACCAGAACTTTTAGTAAAGCCAACAAAAACAGATAGGAAGGAGAATCTTTCACTACGTGGTCTGTGGAAAGTTAAAAGTTTTCCTGTGGTGCTTCTGATCGTAATTCTATTACAAGGTGCACATGCATCCTATTATAATTATGGCTATATATATTTGCAGGAGTTAGGTGTAAATAGCTTTTACATTGGAATGATTATTAATATAGCAGTTATTTTTGAGATAATTTATTTTTCTAAGGCGGAATTATTTAAAAATTGGAAGCCTTCATCCTTGTTGTTATTAGCTGCAATTGGATCTACTTTACGTTGGGTACTTGTATTTTTGTTTCCAAATGTTTGGGTTTTTATTTTTTCTCAGAGCTTACACGCATTGTCCTTTGGCGTAGCCCACTTTGCATTTATCAGTTATCTAACAAAAAACTTACCAAAGCAACAGCTTCCAAATGCGCAAGGTGTGTACTCAGCTTTTGCATTAAGCTGGGGCACTGCCGTATTAACTTTAATAGGAGGATATTTATATGAAATATCTTCTGGATTGGCTTTCCTTGGAATGATTATTTGTACGATTCCAGCAATCGCAATCATTATCCTAACAAAAAAAAGATATGCATACTAA
- a CDS encoding phospholipase D family protein encodes MARKPSKPWSKRKRIIMGSIGVIALIYIALILWHTYKPLPEGVSFAGKMHKTDTVEFITDLTYAQDQKGTEMVHENHIFEEVYTMIEEAEKFVVVDFFLFDGYYDDDINFPRIADTLSISLAKKKKENPDMPIVFITDPLNQGYGSYENKWFKKMRDAGVEIVYTDLDSLRDSTPVYSGIYRLFFQWFDIGGKGWIPNGMASEAPKMTIGSYMKLLNVKANHRKTVVTDKEAMITSSNPHDASGFHGNIALKVTGPILNDILEAEEAVSLFSGGPKLPRVDVEKTDGQYEVQYLTEKKILDALLKDLSATKEGDKIWLGMFFIAKRDIVNALIEAANRGVEVKLILDPNKNSFGQEKSGLPNRPVAQEMIEDTEGKIDIRWYNTVIGQYHTKAIWIQSDEYTIISNGSANYTERTLDNYNLENNLRVIAPNDSDLVIEMEDYFERLWNNKDAMYTVDQDKYENNFTWWQRWIYSIQFFFKVTTY; translated from the coding sequence ATGGCTAGAAAGCCGAGCAAGCCATGGAGTAAGAGAAAGAGAATTATTATGGGCTCAATTGGTGTTATTGCACTTATTTATATAGCCTTGATTTTATGGCATACATATAAACCTCTTCCGGAAGGAGTTTCATTCGCCGGAAAGATGCATAAAACAGATACTGTGGAATTTATCACCGATTTGACGTATGCTCAGGACCAAAAAGGAACCGAGATGGTACATGAGAATCATATATTCGAGGAAGTTTATACGATGATCGAGGAAGCGGAAAAATTTGTAGTGGTAGACTTTTTTCTATTTGATGGATACTATGACGACGATATAAACTTCCCTCGCATTGCAGATACACTTTCTATTTCTCTAGCAAAGAAAAAGAAAGAGAACCCTGACATGCCTATAGTTTTTATCACAGATCCTCTAAACCAAGGCTATGGATCCTATGAAAACAAATGGTTTAAAAAAATGAGAGATGCAGGAGTCGAAATCGTATACACTGATTTAGATTCTTTAAGAGATTCTACTCCAGTATACTCCGGTATATATCGATTATTTTTTCAATGGTTTGATATTGGTGGAAAAGGTTGGATTCCAAATGGAATGGCCAGTGAAGCACCCAAAATGACAATTGGTTCTTATATGAAATTACTTAATGTAAAAGCTAACCATCGCAAAACAGTTGTAACAGATAAAGAAGCCATGATCACGTCCTCCAATCCACATGATGCAAGTGGATTTCATGGGAATATTGCTTTAAAAGTAACCGGTCCTATTTTAAATGACATATTAGAGGCAGAGGAAGCTGTTTCTTTATTTTCAGGAGGCCCTAAGCTTCCAAGAGTAGATGTGGAAAAAACAGATGGACAATATGAAGTACAATATTTAACAGAGAAAAAGATATTGGATGCACTACTGAAAGATTTGTCCGCAACAAAGGAAGGAGATAAAATTTGGCTTGGAATGTTTTTTATTGCTAAGCGAGACATTGTAAACGCCTTAATAGAAGCTGCAAATCGAGGCGTAGAAGTAAAGCTCATTCTAGACCCAAATAAAAATTCCTTTGGGCAAGAAAAATCCGGACTTCCAAATCGTCCGGTTGCACAAGAAATGATCGAGGATACAGAAGGAAAAATTGACATTCGTTGGTATAATACAGTTATTGGACAATACCATACAAAAGCTATTTGGATTCAATCAGACGAGTATACTATCATTTCGAATGGTTCCGCAAACTATACAGAAAGGACATTAGATAACTATAATCTTGAAAATAATCTACGTGTTATCGCACCAAATGATAGTGATTTAGTAATCGAAATGGAAGATTATTTTGAAAGACTCTGGAATAATAAAGACGCCATGTACACTGTCGATCAAGATAAATATGAAAACAACTTCACATGGTGGCAACGTTGGATTTACTCTATTCAATTTTTCTTTAAAGTAACAACCTATTGA
- a CDS encoding CaiB/BaiF CoA transferase family protein, whose amino-acid sequence MSILKGLKILDFSTLLPGPFATMMLADMGADIIKIESPDREDFLKHINPKDGDVSATFAHLNRSKRSLALNLKLEESKEIIYKLIQDYDIVIEQFRPGVMDKLGIGYDRLKEINSKIIFCSITGYGQTGPLQHKAGHDINYLSIAGIPSYSFRKKQVPVPSGIQVADIAGGSMPAVIGILAAVYNRDKTGVGQHIDISLTDVSFSLNAMYGPGYLVGNEEPTEESLLLNGGTFYDYYETSDHRYISVGSLEPKFQEMLCELIGDKSLLTLSGSKRQKDQQTFKELLVQTFKQKTFDEWLNILGDKFDGCVEPVLSFSEAVNHPQINAREMVISVPNQKGGSQNQIAFPIKFSNNLPEYRFSGVQTGEHSMEIMEEIGFQLETIQLFTQKGVFGTNKNKVIPL is encoded by the coding sequence ATGTCGATATTAAAAGGTTTAAAGATTTTAGATTTCTCTACATTACTACCGGGTCCTTTTGCAACAATGATGCTGGCAGACATGGGTGCAGATATTATAAAAATAGAATCACCAGATCGAGAGGACTTTCTAAAACATATTAATCCTAAGGATGGAGATGTATCAGCTACTTTCGCTCATCTGAATCGTTCCAAGCGCTCATTGGCTCTGAATCTAAAATTAGAGGAATCAAAGGAAATAATATATAAACTAATTCAAGATTACGATATTGTTATTGAACAGTTTAGGCCAGGAGTTATGGATAAACTTGGAATTGGTTATGACAGATTAAAAGAGATTAATTCGAAAATTATTTTTTGCTCGATTACAGGTTATGGACAAACAGGCCCTTTACAGCATAAAGCTGGCCATGATATTAACTATTTATCAATAGCTGGCATCCCAAGTTATTCTTTTAGGAAAAAACAGGTTCCTGTTCCGTCTGGCATACAAGTTGCTGATATAGCTGGAGGATCAATGCCTGCTGTTATTGGTATATTAGCAGCGGTATACAATCGAGATAAAACTGGAGTGGGACAGCATATCGATATTAGTCTGACAGATGTTTCTTTTTCTTTAAATGCTATGTATGGACCAGGATATTTGGTGGGGAATGAAGAGCCAACAGAAGAGTCTTTACTATTAAATGGCGGTACTTTTTATGATTATTATGAGACTAGTGATCATCGATACATTTCAGTTGGGAGCTTAGAACCGAAATTTCAGGAAATGCTTTGTGAACTAATCGGTGATAAAAGTTTATTAACATTAAGTGGTAGTAAGAGGCAAAAGGACCAGCAGACTTTCAAAGAGTTATTAGTACAAACATTTAAACAAAAGACCTTTGATGAATGGCTAAATATTCTTGGAGATAAATTCGATGGCTGTGTTGAACCTGTATTGAGCTTTTCAGAAGCAGTGAACCATCCGCAGATTAATGCAAGAGAAATGGTTATCTCCGTTCCAAATCAAAAAGGAGGCTCGCAAAATCAAATTGCTTTCCCTATAAAATTCTCTAATAACTTACCTGAATACCGTTTTTCTGGAGTACAAACGGGAGAACATTCTATGGAGATTATGGAGGAAATTGGTTTCCAATTAGAGACTATTCAATTGTTCACTCAAAAAGGAGTTTTTGGGACAAATAAGAATAAGGTTATTCCATTATAA
- a CDS encoding long-chain-fatty-acid--CoA ligase, which yields MFSPLTPLDWKRRAVKYYPEKIAVIDGEKKFTYKEFGQRVDKLSNALRQAGISEGDHVAVMLPNTHYMLECFYGICQLGAVMVPLNYRLNAEDLEYIIQHSDSKMLIVDEEFTGPIEKIESNLSLDQVVIVSVEGQSHSLNGIDFEDFIQQDLEEISLPSIDENQLLTVNYTSGTTSKPKGVMLTHRGNYLNAANFMYHLSVHHDDVYLHTLPMFHANGWGGVWAITATGATHICLRKVDPPLILDLFEEHKITLLCGAPTVVNMLVNEPKAKEVKITTNPRMATAGAPPAAALIAKAQAILGLNMMHVYGLTETSPFILYCEWKKEFDDKSAEEQSTIKARQGIELAFNGETKVVSQEDGKEVAWNGKELGEIITRGNVVMEGYYKDPEKTAEAIKDGWFYTGDLAVTYPDGYIEIQDRIKDMIISGGENISSTEIEGVLYKHPDILEVAVIAVPDEKWGEVPKAIIVLHPDRHVTEQEIIDYCRSTMAHFKAPKAVDIVEALPKTATGKLQKFRLREMYWNGPKKVN from the coding sequence ATGTTTTCACCATTAACACCGTTAGACTGGAAACGCAGAGCAGTAAAATACTATCCGGAAAAGATAGCAGTAATAGATGGGGAGAAAAAGTTTACATATAAAGAGTTTGGGCAACGTGTAGACAAGCTTTCCAACGCTTTGCGCCAAGCAGGAATAAGCGAAGGAGACCATGTAGCAGTTATGCTTCCAAATACACACTACATGTTGGAATGCTTTTATGGTATTTGTCAGCTTGGAGCCGTAATGGTACCCCTAAATTATCGATTGAATGCAGAGGATTTGGAATATATCATACAACACAGTGATTCCAAGATGCTTATCGTAGATGAAGAGTTTACTGGGCCAATTGAGAAAATTGAAAGTAACTTGTCTTTAGATCAAGTTGTCATTGTATCTGTAGAAGGGCAATCCCATTCGTTAAATGGAATTGATTTTGAGGACTTTATTCAACAGGATCTAGAAGAGATTTCATTACCATCAATTGATGAAAATCAATTGCTAACCGTAAATTATACAAGTGGTACAACCTCAAAACCGAAAGGTGTTATGCTAACTCATCGGGGTAATTATTTGAATGCAGCTAATTTTATGTACCACTTAAGCGTTCATCATGATGATGTATATTTGCACACATTGCCAATGTTCCATGCTAATGGATGGGGAGGAGTTTGGGCAATAACAGCTACTGGTGCTACTCATATCTGTTTAAGAAAAGTAGATCCTCCTCTCATATTAGATTTATTTGAAGAGCATAAAATCACTTTATTGTGTGGGGCACCTACAGTAGTGAACATGCTAGTTAACGAACCAAAGGCAAAAGAGGTCAAGATTACAACTAACCCACGTATGGCAACCGCTGGTGCTCCACCTGCAGCAGCTCTTATTGCAAAAGCACAAGCCATTTTAGGTTTGAACATGATGCATGTATACGGGTTAACCGAGACATCTCCTTTCATCTTATATTGTGAGTGGAAAAAAGAATTTGATGACAAATCTGCAGAAGAGCAATCGACGATTAAAGCAAGACAAGGTATTGAGCTTGCGTTTAATGGGGAAACAAAAGTAGTAAGTCAAGAAGATGGAAAAGAAGTGGCATGGAATGGAAAGGAATTAGGGGAAATCATCACTCGAGGTAATGTTGTGATGGAAGGGTATTATAAAGATCCTGAAAAAACGGCCGAAGCTATAAAAGATGGATGGTTCTATACAGGTGATTTAGCCGTAACCTATCCAGATGGATATATTGAGATTCAAGACCGTATTAAAGATATGATTATTTCAGGTGGGGAAAATATTTCTTCAACAGAAATTGAAGGGGTTCTTTATAAACATCCAGATATTTTAGAAGTAGCCGTGATAGCCGTGCCCGATGAAAAATGGGGAGAAGTACCAAAGGCCATAATTGTTCTCCATCCTGATCGCCATGTGACAGAACAAGAGATTATTGATTACTGTCGCTCAACTATGGCACATTTTAAAGCACCGAAGGCGGTTGACATTGTAGAGGCTTTACCAAAAACGGCCACAGGTAAACTTCAAAAATTCCGACTAAGAGAAATGTATTGGAATGGACCGAAAAAAGTTAATTAA
- a CDS encoding GNAT family N-acetyltransferase, with protein MNLIDITKENWLKTVFLTTNENGHATITEKFVASNALSIVQSVFETGWTIKGIQVDDKLIGFTMYGFSEDLSKYEICRLMIDRRYQEKGYGKRAIGLIIDEMKRIEDCDAIYLSTEPDNELARKLYERFGFKETGEIIEGEVEYCLQLV; from the coding sequence ATGAATTTAATAGATATAACAAAGGAAAATTGGTTGAAAACAGTTTTTTTAACTACAAATGAAAATGGACATGCAACCATTACAGAGAAGTTTGTTGCTTCTAATGCTCTTTCAATTGTTCAATCCGTATTTGAGACAGGATGGACTATTAAAGGGATTCAAGTGGATGACAAATTAATAGGGTTTACAATGTATGGTTTTTCAGAAGATCTTTCAAAATATGAAATATGTCGATTAATGATTGATAGGAGATATCAAGAAAAAGGATATGGCAAGCGAGCAATTGGATTGATAATAGATGAAATGAAAAGGATAGAAGACTGTGATGCAATTTATTTATCAACTGAGCCTGATAATGAATTAGCACGAAAGCTATATGAGCGTTTTGGATTTAAGGAAACGGGCGAAATAATTGAAGGTGAAGTAGAATACTGTTTGCAATTAGTTTAG
- a CDS encoding helix-turn-helix domain-containing protein, producing MSSNIGMVLKNLRKERKLTLKELAEQTGVSISFLSQVERGKSSVTLESLKKIADALKVNPTVFFPENDKEKDLKEIREQFYYKDLSCGIREAAYSPILVILQPGENEGNAFSHGGHEFIFVIKGTLTVVVDDHKEEIHEHQSIMFDANKMHYWYNLTDQPIKFLVVSSK from the coding sequence ATGTCTTCTAATATAGGTATGGTTTTAAAAAATCTTAGAAAAGAACGTAAACTGACTTTAAAAGAGTTAGCAGAACAAACGGGGGTATCCATAAGTTTCCTTTCACAAGTAGAACGTGGTAAATCGAGTGTCACTTTAGAATCTTTAAAAAAAATAGCAGATGCATTAAAGGTAAACCCAACTGTATTTTTTCCTGAGAACGATAAAGAAAAGGATTTAAAGGAAATACGAGAACAATTCTATTACAAGGATTTATCCTGTGGCATACGAGAAGCTGCCTACTCTCCCATTTTAGTTATACTACAGCCTGGAGAAAATGAAGGAAATGCATTTTCACATGGTGGACATGAGTTTATTTTTGTTATTAAAGGAACATTAACTGTGGTAGTAGATGACCATAAAGAGGAGATACACGAGCACCAGTCAATTATGTTCGATGCGAATAAAATGCATTATTGGTATAACCTAACAGATCAACCGATAAAATTTTTAGTAGTCTCCTCGAAATGA
- a CDS encoding MFS transporter, translated as MDSKQMRKVWIASLVGSSIEWFDYFLYGTVAALVFNQLFFVTEDPTVGLLLAYASFALAFFIRPFGGVIFAHIGDRIGRKKTLVITLSLMGVATFGMGLLPTYQAIGVWAPILLITLRLVQGLGIGGEWGGALLLAVEYAPKEKRGLYGAIPQMGVTIGMVLGTIALSLMTLLPEGSFMTWGWRIPFIFSALLVIFGLWIRKGIDETPSFKKVQESGDIPKLPIVDTFKYHWREVLIAIGAKVVETAPFYIFGTFVVSYATTNLGFSRTTTLNAVMIGTIVTTILIPIMGSLSDRIGRKKVYITGTVGMALFAFPYFWMLQQKSVVLLVIATVIALGIIWAPITAVLGTMFSEIFDAKVRYTGITLGYQIGAAVAGGTAPLVATSLMLEFNNSYIPVACYIIFTALVSLVAIWAVKDRSQQHLDDVNNDAGLKKPTNSRKAKELSQV; from the coding sequence ATGGATTCAAAACAAATGCGGAAGGTATGGATTGCAAGTTTAGTAGGTAGCTCAATAGAATGGTTTGATTATTTCTTATATGGGACAGTAGCAGCTTTAGTGTTCAATCAATTATTTTTTGTTACAGAAGACCCAACAGTTGGTTTACTACTAGCGTATGCATCATTTGCTTTGGCTTTTTTTATCCGACCATTTGGTGGGGTAATCTTTGCGCATATTGGTGATAGAATAGGACGTAAAAAGACATTAGTTATCACGTTAAGTTTAATGGGAGTAGCTACCTTTGGAATGGGATTACTACCAACATATCAAGCAATTGGAGTATGGGCTCCGATTCTTCTAATCACTCTTCGTTTAGTTCAAGGGTTAGGTATTGGGGGAGAATGGGGTGGAGCTCTTCTATTAGCAGTCGAGTATGCCCCGAAAGAAAAACGAGGATTATATGGCGCTATCCCTCAAATGGGTGTGACAATCGGGATGGTTCTAGGAACAATCGCTTTATCTCTTATGACATTATTACCTGAAGGATCGTTTATGACATGGGGTTGGCGTATTCCATTTATATTCAGTGCATTATTGGTTATCTTTGGTTTATGGATTCGTAAAGGTATTGACGAAACTCCTTCTTTTAAAAAGGTGCAGGAATCAGGAGATATTCCTAAGCTTCCAATCGTTGATACCTTTAAGTATCATTGGCGTGAAGTATTAATTGCAATTGGAGCGAAAGTAGTAGAAACAGCTCCATTCTATATTTTTGGTACTTTTGTTGTTTCATATGCAACAACAAATTTAGGTTTCTCAAGAACTACTACTTTAAATGCTGTGATGATTGGTACGATCGTAACAACTATTCTTATTCCGATTATGGGTAGCTTATCAGATAGAATTGGACGTAAAAAAGTGTATATTACTGGAACGGTTGGTATGGCGTTATTTGCCTTCCCTTACTTCTGGATGTTACAGCAAAAATCAGTGGTGTTATTAGTAATTGCTACAGTTATTGCATTAGGAATTATTTGGGCACCTATTACTGCGGTTCTAGGGACTATGTTCTCAGAAATTTTTGATGCGAAAGTTCGTTACACTGGTATCACTCTTGGTTATCAAATAGGTGCAGCAGTAGCTGGAGGAACTGCTCCACTAGTTGCTACAAGCTTAATGCTTGAATTTAACAACTCCTATATTCCAGTAGCATGCTATATAATCTTTACAGCACTTGTATCTTTAGTTGCAATTTGGGCTGTTAAGGATCGAAGTCAACAACATTTAGATGATGTAAATAATGATGCTGGTTTAAAAAAGCCTACAAATAGTAGAAAAGCAAAAGAATTGAGTCAAGTATAA